TTCTCCGGCAAGTCAGTTCCGGCGGTCGGCTCTTCAATTGGCATTGACCGTCTCCTGGCAGCGCTTATTGAGCTAAAGGCCATAGAATTGAAAGACGCCACTTCCAAAGTTCTTGTTACGGTGATGGACAACGAGCGCATCAGCGATTATCTGGACATCCTGCGTTTGCTCAGAAACGAGGGTATTCCATCCGAAATTTTCTCCGGTGACACCAGAAATCTCACCAAGCAGATTAGGTACGGGGATAAGGTGGGGATTCCGTTCGCCGTGATAGTGGGTTCTGATGAATTCGAGGCCGGGATGGTGACGGTGAAGAATCTTGAGGCTGGACGGGAGAAGGCACTGGAGACGACGAACAGAGAGGAATGGCTCAAGGCCGAACTGATACAGGAAACCATAGCCTGCGGCGAGCTGGTGCCTTACCTCAAGAGACATCTGGGAATGTGATCAAAGCCGGGGTGCGCATGTGAGTAGAATCAGCCGCGGGGATGTATAACGAATAATAGATATGTCAGATAAGCACGTATATGCCGGAATCGATATCGGCGGGACCAACATCAAGTACGGCCTGTTCGATGAAGAGGGGAAAGTGATCTTCAAAGAGCAGCGCCCCACGATGGCGGAGAAGGGTCCGATGCCTCTTATGCATCTGGTGACCAATATTGGCGAGAAACTGCTGTATTACGCGGCTGACGAAAACTACCACGTTGATTGGATTGGCGTGGGTTCGGCAGGCGCTATCGACCACAAGAAAGGCAAGGTTATTGGACCGAGTCCGAATATCGTGGGCTGGCAGGGGATGGAAATCGGCCCAATTATGCAAGAGCGCCTTAACCTGCCGGTTTTCGTGGACAATGATGTTAACTGTATGGCGCTGGCCGAATCTCGATTCGGGGCTGCCATTGGCGCGTCGTCAGTGGTCTGCGCTGCCGTTGGTACAGGAGTGGGAGGCGGGCTGATAATTGACAATAAACTCGTGCGTGGCGCGAGTTCATCGGCTGGCGAGCTTGGTCACATGACTATCGATTTGAACGGCCCGAAGTGTGCTTGCGGCAACAACGGATGTGTCGAGGCTTTCTGTTCGTCGCAGGCAATAATAGATAGGGCTATACGCAAGTTGAATAATGGGTTAACGCCAATTTGTGATGAAATACTTGAAGGCTCTCTGGACAACCTGAATATAAAGAAACTGTTTGCGGCTGCACGCAAGGGGGACGATATCGCCAATCAGGTAGTTGACGAGACAGCCAGGTATCTCGGGGTGGCTCTGGCCGGTATCGTGAATCTTATTAATCCGGAAGTCGTAGTGATCGGTGGCGGTATTACCGATGGCGGGGCGGGGTTCGTATCGGCCGCGGCCGATGAGATTAGAAAACGAGCCTTTTCATCGGCTGTCGAGAAGCTGGTCGTCGTTAAGGCCGCTCTTGGCAACGATGCCGGCTTTATCGGAGCCGGTTTGCTTGGAATAGAAAAAGATTAACTCTGGGAAACCAAAATGTCTGAAAAAAAAATGACAGGACCAATCACTCACCGGATTGCGGTCTGGTATGGCTTCATATTTGCGGCCATTTTCCTCTTGTATGGCGGGGTCAAAATTATTCTTGGGTTTCTTGACCGCAACTATGCTGACATGGTAACGCCCATTCTTTTTTTGGTGCTGGGACTGATACTGATCGCTGTCGCTTTCGCCTATAAGGAACAAAAAGCGTGGGGATGGTATGGCTTGATTGTTGTAAATTGTCTGGTTGTCATCACTGCGGCTGCAGGGATAAGACATTACGAGAACATCATCCTTTTGATAATATCGGGCGTCGTGTTGTACTCGCTTTTTGCTCCCGCGACAAAACAGTATTTGGGCCGGTAGCGATAAATTTGGGTTGACAAAGGTCGATAACCTCGTAAATTGGCATCTCAGTCAATTTAGATGAT
The sequence above is drawn from the Candidatus Zixiibacteriota bacterium genome and encodes:
- a CDS encoding ROK family protein produces the protein MSDKHVYAGIDIGGTNIKYGLFDEEGKVIFKEQRPTMAEKGPMPLMHLVTNIGEKLLYYAADENYHVDWIGVGSAGAIDHKKGKVIGPSPNIVGWQGMEIGPIMQERLNLPVFVDNDVNCMALAESRFGAAIGASSVVCAAVGTGVGGGLIIDNKLVRGASSSAGELGHMTIDLNGPKCACGNNGCVEAFCSSQAIIDRAIRKLNNGLTPICDEILEGSLDNLNIKKLFAAARKGDDIANQVVDETARYLGVALAGIVNLINPEVVVIGGGITDGGAGFVSAAADEIRKRAFSSAVEKLVVVKAALGNDAGFIGAGLLGIEKD